A window of the Hordeum vulgare subsp. vulgare chromosome 5H, MorexV3_pseudomolecules_assembly, whole genome shotgun sequence genome harbors these coding sequences:
- the LOC123396244 gene encoding major allergen Dau c 1-like, whose amino-acid sequence MVAGCVITEQCALAVSTERLWKVVFSGEDTAALPKACAGFIDVVDVEGDGGPGSVFTMTLSPAAAELSGSGVMRSCVVARDNAARMFKTEVLEGDKVSGQLKSQVVEMKLEASGDGACVAKLRVEYERLDGGGALSAEDQAALAAGYLDLLKMVEAYLVAHPAEYA is encoded by the coding sequence ATGGTCGCCGGCTGTGTCATCACCGAGCAGTGCGCCCTGGCGGTGTCGACGGAGCGACTGTGGAAGGTGGTCTTCTCCGGCGAGGACACGGCCGCCCTGCCCAAGGCCTGCGCGGGCTTCATCGACGTTGTGGACGTGGAGGGCGACGGCGGACCGGGCAGCGTCTTCACCATGACGCTCagcccggcggcggcggagctgtcAGGCTCGGGCGTGATGAGGAGCTGCGTGGTGGCGCGCGACAACGCGGCCAGGATGTTCAAGACGGAGGTGCTGGAGGGCGACAAGGTAAGTGGCCAGCTCAAGTCGCAGGTGGTCGAGATGAAGCTCGAGGCGTCCGGGGATGGTGCTTGCGTGGCGAAGCTCAGGGTAGAGTACGAGAGGCTGGACGGTGGCGGGGCGCTGTCGGCGGAGGACCAGGCGGCGCTCGCCGCCGGGTACCTCGACCTGCTCAAGATGGTCGAGGCATACCTGGTCGCCCACCCTGCCGAGTACGCCTAA
- the LOC123396002 gene encoding stress-induced protein SAM22-like, which yields MVAGCVITEQCALAVSTERLWKVVFSGEDTAALPKACAGFIDVVDVEGDGGPGSVFTMTLSPAAAELSGSGVMRSRVMARDNAARVFKTEILEGGKVSGQLKSQVVEMKLEAAGDGACVAKLRVEYERLDGGGALSAEDQAALAAGYLDQLKMVEAYLVAHPAEYV from the coding sequence ATGGTCGCCGGCTGTGTCATCACCGAGCAGTGTGCCCTGGCGGTGTCGACAGAGCGGCTGTGGAAGGTGGTCTTCTCCGGCGAGGACACGGCCGCCCTGCCCAAGGCCTGCGCGGGCTTCATCGACGTTGTGGACGTCGAGGGCGACGGCGGACCCGGCAGCGTCTTCACCATGACGCTCagtccggcggcggcggagctgtcAGGCTCGGGCGTGATGAGGAGCCGCGTGATGGCCCGCGACAACGCGGCTAGGGTGTTCAAGACGGAGATACTGGAGGGCGGCAAGGTGAGCGGCCAGCTCAAGTCGCAGGTGGTCGAGATGAAGCTTGAGGCGGCCGGGGACGGTGCTTGTGTGGCGAAGCTCAGGGTGGAGTACGAGAGGCTCGACGGCGGCGGGGCGCTGTCGGCGGAGGACCAGGCGGCACTCGCCGCCGGGTACCTCGACCAGCTCAAGATGGTCGAGGCATACCTGGTCGCCCACCCTGCCGAGTACGTCTAA